Proteins found in one Balaenoptera acutorostrata chromosome 17, mBalAcu1.1, whole genome shotgun sequence genomic segment:
- the GRINA gene encoding protein lifeguard 1: MSHEKSFLVSGDSYPPPNPGYPGGPQPSLPPYPGAPYPQPPFQPSPYGQPGYPQGPSSYPQGGYPQGPYPPGGYPQGPYPPGGYPQGPYPQGGYPQGPYPQSPFPPNPYGQPQAFPAQDSGSPQHGNYHEEGPPSYYDNQDFPATNWDDKSIRQAFIRKVFLVLTLQLSVTLSTVAVFTFVGEVKGFVRENVWTYYVSYAVFFISLIVLSCCGDFRRKHPWNLVALSILTVSLSYMVGMIASFYNTEAVIMAVGITTTVCFTVVIFSMQTRYDFTSCMGVLLVSMVVLVVFAVLCIFVRNRILEIVYASLGALLFTCFLAVDTQLLLGNKQLSLSPEEYVFAALNLYTDIINIFLYILTLIGRAKE, encoded by the exons ATGTCCCATGAAAAGAGTTTCTTGGTGTCCGGGGACAGCtatcctccccccaaccctggaTACCCTGGGGGGCCACAGCCCTCCTTGCCTCCCTACCCAGGGGCCCCTTACCCACAGCCCCCATTCCAGCCTTCCCCCTATGGCCAGCCAGGGTATCCCCAGGGCCCCAGCTCCTACCCCCAGGGGGGCTACCCTCAGGGTCCCTACCCCCCAGGAGGCTACCCCCAGGGCCCCTATCCCCCAGGAGGCTACCCTCAGGGCCCCTACCCCCAAGGGGGCTACCCTCAGGGGCCGTATCCACAGAGCCCCTTTCCCCCCAACCCCTATGGACAACCACAGGCCTTCCCGGCACAGGATTCTGGCT CACCTCAGCATGGGAACTATCACGAGGAGGGTCCCCCATCTTACTACGACAACCAGGACTTCCCTGCCACCAACTGGGATGACAAGAGCATCCGGCAGGCCTTCATCCGGAAG GTGTTCCTGGTGCTGACGCTGCAGCTGTCTGTGACTCTGTCCACCGTGGCCGTGTTCACCTTCGTCGGGGAGGTGAAGGGCTTTGTCCGGGAGAACGTCTGGACCTACTACGTCTCCTACGCCGTCTTCTTCATCTCCCTCATTGTCCTCAGCTGCTGTGGGGACTTCCGGCGAAAGCACCCCTGGAACCTCGTTGCACTG TCGATACTGACCGTCAGCCTGTCCTACATGGTGGGCATGATCGCCAGCTTCTACAATACTGAGGCGGTCATCATGGCCGTAGGCATCACCACGACCGTCTGCTTCACGGTGGTCATCTTCTCCATGCAG ACCCGCTACGACTTCACCTCGTGCATGGGCGTGCTCCTGGTGAGCATGGTGGTGCTCGTCGTCTTCGCCGTCCTCTGCATCTTTGTCCGGAACCGCATCCTGGAGATCGTGTACGCCTCGCTCGGCGCTCTGCTCTTCACCTGC TTCCTGGCAGTGGACACCCAGCTGCTGCTGGGGAACAAGCAGCTGTCCCTGAGCCCGGAGGAGTACGTGTTTGCCGCGCTGAACTTGTACACGGACATCATCAACATCTTCCTGTACATCCTGACCCTCATCGGCCGTGCCAAGGAGTAG
- the LOC103001768 gene encoding HIG1 domain family member 1A, mitochondrial-like has protein sequence MSSDTDVSLSSYDEDQGSKLIRKAREAPFVPIGTAGFAAIVAYGLHKWKSRGDTKMSVHLIHMRVAAQGFVVGAMTLGMGYSM, from the coding sequence ATGTCAAGTGACACAgatgtttctctttcttcatatGATGAAGATCAGGGATCTAAACTTATCCGAAAAGCTAGAGAGGCACCATTTGTCCCCATTGGAACGGCAGGTTTTGCAGCAATCGTTGCATATGGATTACATAAATGGAAGAGCAGGGGCGATACTAAAATGTCTGTTCACCTGATCCACATGCGCGTGGCGGCCCAAGGCTTTGTTGTGGGAGCAATGACTCTTGGTATGGGCTATTCCATGTAG